GAGTTCATCGTCACCAAGGGCGGCAACGGGCAGGTAACCTGTTGCGGTCAGCCCATGGAACAGAAGAAGTAAAAAGTATTTAAACCCTTACAGGAGAGATAACATGGCAAACCAGCTTGGCAAGAGATTCAAGTGCGAAGTCTGCGGGACCGAGGTCCTTTGCACCAAGGCCGGGGAAGGCACAATCAGCTGCGACGGAAAAGAGATGGAGCTGCAGAAGCCCAAGGCGCTGCCGTCCTCAGACTAATTCGAAAAACTAAAATAAAAAATTACAGCAACGGCTGAGTTTCAGGCTTTTTATCATATTATAGTCTGGTATTGGGAATTCTCATTACAGGCTGTTTATTAAGCTGATAACTTCGCTTGTATCTACTACGGGCGCCATCATCAATCCCATCCTCTGGCATGCCATATCGGCAGCCTCCATGCTGCCCGCGGCCGACGCATCCTTGACAAGTACGGACAGGTAGCCGCGGTCCCATGCGGTGCGTATCGTAGACTCAACACACTGGTCAAGTACACAT
The nucleotide sequence above comes from Dehalococcoidia bacterium. Encoded proteins:
- a CDS encoding desulfoferrodoxin produces the protein MANQIGKKYICGKCGSEFIVTKGGNGQVTCCGQPMEQKK